In a single window of the Acetivibrio clariflavus DSM 19732 genome:
- a CDS encoding S-layer homology domain-containing protein, protein MKKQLVFIIILTVIFSLIANINIPYAASSSESVIEQNANTLVDLGIMKGYEDGTLRLDNKIKRSEFITLVVKMMGYDKDTNLENTKITFKDLKKNHWAYNNIGLALKYELVTGYPDNTIAPDKDVTYAEALAVVIRALGYEKSLKGKWPDNVVNKGSELNLNKNLSLSPNQPLTRGEMSVIIYNALTVNFAAN, encoded by the coding sequence ATGAAAAAGCAATTAGTTTTTATTATCATTTTAACTGTAATCTTCTCATTAATAGCAAACATAAATATTCCTTATGCTGCATCCTCCAGTGAATCCGTAATTGAGCAAAATGCAAATACTTTAGTCGATCTTGGAATAATGAAAGGGTATGAGGATGGAACTCTCAGGCTTGATAACAAAATTAAAAGAAGCGAGTTTATTACTCTGGTTGTAAAAATGATGGGATATGACAAAGATACAAATTTAGAAAACACAAAAATTACTTTTAAGGATTTGAAGAAAAACCACTGGGCTTATAATAATATTGGTCTTGCTCTTAAATATGAACTTGTTACAGGATATCCTGACAATACTATAGCTCCGGATAAGGATGTAACTTATGCCGAGGCATTAGCCGTAGTTATAAGAGCCTTAGGCTATGAAAAAAGTTTGAAAGGGAAATGGCCTGACAATGTGGTTAATAAAGGGTCTGAACTCAATCTTAACAAAAATTTGTCCCTTTCTCCTAACCAGCCATTAACCCGCGGTGAAATGTCTGTTATCATTTATAATGCTTTGACAGTAAACTTTGCTGCCAATTAA
- a CDS encoding MFS transporter gives MMKKTTKINTILTLTILILSASLDNAVLGLFPPLFSSISEDLNINVSAMGVISAVTIFFSAISSIFWGYMADKGKRKPLIIIGTFIFTVSTFLTAFSQNYFQLLLYQIFTGIGLGCIGSIGYSVLTDFIPKKHLGTLLSLWGLSQGFGGIAGAIIAPIISTHSTWRKPFIIISIIDFIFILSYLIMKEPEKGSTEPELKDLHKEGIKYNYSIKLSHIPEIAAKKSNKWLMMQGFFMQITIGTLIWLPTLYASKIRAEGINADTAAIAAGYFYGLLQMGGLSSTYFGYLGDKIQKKTYRGRALLTGSLILAAIPLYVLMFLLPMDNLKLPASNEPFLILISLVKQFFTNPWILLMFILAVCATAAQSANTPNWLALLTDINLPEHRATAFSIANLINGLGRSIGNVLIGLVLKFTSSKLSEPYNYIYTMVLFQLFFIPAVYSYYRVSKNSGKDIRKVKSTLKIRAKKLS, from the coding sequence ATGATGAAGAAAACGACTAAAATTAACACTATTTTGACACTAACAATTCTTATTTTGTCAGCTTCATTGGACAATGCGGTATTAGGTTTATTTCCGCCTTTATTTTCTTCTATTTCAGAAGATTTGAACATAAATGTTTCTGCAATGGGCGTTATATCAGCAGTTACTATATTTTTTTCAGCTATATCATCAATTTTCTGGGGATATATGGCTGACAAGGGGAAAAGAAAACCATTAATAATTATAGGAACATTTATATTTACTGTTTCTACTTTTTTAACAGCTTTCAGTCAAAATTATTTTCAATTGTTATTATATCAGATTTTTACCGGTATAGGTCTTGGCTGCATAGGTTCTATCGGATATAGCGTGTTAACTGACTTTATTCCTAAAAAGCATTTGGGTACTTTATTGAGCTTATGGGGTTTATCTCAAGGATTTGGAGGCATTGCCGGAGCTATTATTGCACCAATTATATCCACACACTCAACATGGAGAAAGCCTTTTATCATAATTTCAATAATTGACTTTATTTTCATCTTATCATATCTAATCATGAAAGAACCTGAAAAAGGATCTACCGAACCGGAATTAAAAGATCTTCACAAAGAAGGAATAAAATATAATTATTCCATTAAGTTGAGTCATATACCTGAAATTGCTGCAAAAAAGAGTAATAAGTGGCTTATGATGCAAGGTTTCTTTATGCAGATTACAATCGGCACCCTTATATGGCTTCCTACGCTTTATGCATCCAAAATTCGAGCAGAGGGTATAAATGCAGACACAGCAGCAATAGCTGCAGGTTACTTTTATGGACTTCTTCAAATGGGAGGTTTGTCATCTACATATTTCGGTTACTTGGGAGATAAAATTCAAAAGAAGACTTACAGAGGGAGGGCTCTTTTGACCGGCAGCCTTATCCTTGCCGCTATTCCCCTATATGTACTTATGTTTTTGTTACCAATGGACAACCTTAAACTTCCTGCTTCCAATGAACCTTTTTTAATTTTAATTTCCCTTGTAAAGCAATTTTTTACAAATCCCTGGATACTTTTAATGTTTATATTGGCAGTGTGTGCAACTGCTGCTCAGTCTGCAAACACACCGAACTGGCTGGCCCTTTTGACTGATATAAATCTTCCGGAACACAGAGCAACCGCATTCAGTATTGCCAATCTTATAAACGGATTAGGTAGATCAATAGGTAACGTACTTATAGGATTAGTTTTAAAATTTACATCATCGAAATTATCTGAGCCTTATAATTATATATATACTATGGTTTTATTTCAATTATTCTTTATTCCTGCCGTTTACAGTTATTATAGAGTTTCCAAAAATAGCGGAAAAGATATCAGAAAAGTAAAATCTACTTTAAAAATAAGGGCAAAAAAGCTATCTTAG
- a CDS encoding glutamate synthase subunit beta produces MGKPTGFMEYKRELPPDRPLLERIGDWNEFLQSFPEEKQRIQAARCMDCGIPFCHSGFLINGMASGCPIHNLIPEWNDLIYKGLWKEAVKRLLKTNNFPEFTGRVCPAPCEGACTVGINDPQVTIKLNERAIIDKAFEEGWIVPKPPKVRTGKKVAIVGSGPSGLACADQLNSVGHSVTVYERADRIGGLLMYGIPNMKLDKSIVQRRVDILEKEGIKFITNTEVGVDISAEELLKNYDAVVLCGGATKPRDLNIEGRSLNGIYFAMDFLRANTKSLLDSKHADSNYISAKGKNVIVIGGGDTGTDCVATSIRHGCKSVVQFEILPKPPSARQTNNPWPQWPKVLKIDYGQEEASAIYGDDPRIYCITTKKFVGDENGNIKEVHTVNIEWKKDSSGRLIPVEIEGTEKVWKADLVLLCLGFLGPEETVLKQLGIEQDERSNAKALYGSFKTNVEGVFAAGDMRRGQSLVVWAINEGRGAAREVDKFLMGYTTLP; encoded by the coding sequence ATGGGTAAACCAACTGGATTTATGGAATATAAGCGAGAATTGCCACCAGATCGTCCTCTCCTTGAGAGAATTGGGGATTGGAATGAATTTCTTCAAAGTTTTCCTGAAGAAAAACAACGAATTCAGGCAGCCAGGTGTATGGATTGCGGTATACCTTTTTGCCATTCGGGTTTTTTAATAAATGGTATGGCATCAGGTTGTCCCATACACAATCTTATTCCAGAATGGAATGACCTCATATATAAAGGATTGTGGAAAGAAGCAGTAAAAAGGCTTCTTAAAACCAATAATTTTCCTGAATTTACAGGCAGAGTTTGTCCTGCGCCTTGTGAAGGTGCCTGTACTGTTGGAATAAATGATCCTCAGGTAACAATAAAGTTAAATGAACGGGCAATAATCGATAAAGCTTTTGAAGAAGGATGGATAGTTCCAAAACCGCCAAAAGTAAGAACCGGTAAAAAAGTGGCAATAGTAGGATCCGGTCCGTCGGGACTTGCCTGCGCTGATCAGTTAAATTCCGTAGGACACAGTGTTACAGTATATGAAAGAGCTGATAGGATAGGCGGATTACTTATGTATGGTATTCCTAACATGAAACTGGACAAAAGCATTGTCCAAAGAAGAGTTGATATTCTCGAAAAAGAAGGTATCAAATTTATAACCAATACAGAGGTAGGCGTAGATATATCCGCCGAAGAACTTTTAAAAAATTATGATGCTGTAGTTTTATGCGGAGGTGCTACAAAACCAAGGGACTTGAATATTGAAGGAAGAAGCCTTAACGGTATATATTTTGCCATGGATTTCTTGCGTGCTAATACTAAAAGTCTTCTTGACTCAAAGCATGCCGATTCAAATTACATTTCTGCTAAAGGAAAAAATGTTATTGTAATTGGCGGAGGAGATACAGGTACTGACTGTGTCGCTACCTCAATAAGGCATGGATGTAAAAGTGTTGTACAATTTGAAATTCTCCCTAAACCTCCGTCTGCAAGACAGACAAACAATCCTTGGCCCCAATGGCCAAAAGTTTTAAAGATTGACTATGGCCAGGAGGAAGCATCTGCTATTTACGGTGATGACCCTAGAATTTACTGCATTACTACTAAGAAGTTTGTCGGAGATGAAAACGGCAATATAAAAGAGGTTCATACTGTAAATATAGAATGGAAAAAAGACAGTTCAGGACGCTTAATTCCTGTGGAAATTGAGGGTACTGAAAAAGTTTGGAAAGCAGATCTCGTTCTCTTATGTTTAGGATTCTTAGGTCCTGAAGAAACAGTATTAAAGCAGCTGGGTATAGAACAGGATGAGAGATCTAATGCTAAAGCTCTGTATGGAAGTTTTAAAACTAATGTTGAAGGTGTATTTGCTGCCGGAGATATGCGGCGTGGACAGAGTTTAGTTGTATGGGCTATTAATGAAGGACGAGGTGCTGCTCGTGAAGTTGATAAATTTTTAATGGGTTATACAACTCTACCATAG
- the gltB gene encoding glutamate synthase large subunit yields MNNYGLPPKQGMYDPQFEHDACGIGFVVNIKGKKSHEIVKQALTILINLNHRGASGSESNTGDGAGILIQIPHKFFSRELLKKDIKLPEPGNYAVGMVFLPNDENRRKGMENYIESIITEEGQKVLGWRDLQLNDSSLGSTALSAKPFIRQLFIEKSNSFDGGIAFERKLYVIRKRIEKYALDNNEYVYFSSLSSRTIVYKGMLTSHQVEEFYTELSDTDVESALALVHSRYSTNTFPSWERAHPNRYIIHNGEINTLRGNVNWMNARQALLESQHFGEDIEKILPIINPNGSDSAMFDNCLEFLVLSGRSLPHAIMMMIPEPWSNHESMNDDKKAFYEFHSCLMEPWDGPAAIAFTDGSKVGAVLDRNGLRPARYYVTKDDLVILASEVGVLDIPPENVICKERLHPGKMLLIDTNEGRIITDDEIKHSIASQHPYREWLNQHLLDLENLPQTSCAYETDHETLLLRQKAFGYTTEDINTTILPMAKEGIDPVGAMGTDIPLAVLSDKPQLLYNYFKQLFAQVTNPPIDAIREEIITSTETMMGSEGNLINPVPESCRQIKIKNPVIDNYQLEKLRHIDKEGFKSVTLPILYNVKEGGKSLEKAMENLFANADSAIAEGANILILSDRGVNADNAAIPALLAVSGLHHHLIRKGTRTLVSIVLESGEPREVHHFCLLIGYGASAINPYLALESIDNMIKQGLLPNISYEKAAQNYLKACKKGIVKVLSKMGISTIQSYQAAQIFEAIGLSEDFVNKYFTSTASRIGGLGIDEVAEEVRLRHVAAFDERIKELSLDSGGVNKWRSDGEYHMYNPETIHKLQNACRTGNYDEFKEFSRLINNQSQRLCTIRGLLNFKPRKPIPIEEVESVESICRRFKTGAMSYGSISQEAHECLAIAMNRLGGKSNTGEGGEDPARFIPDKNGDSRCSAIKQVASGRFGVTSHYLVNAKEIQIKIAQGAKPGEGGQLPGRKVYPWIAKVRGSTPGVGLISPPPHHDIYSIEDLAELIYDLKNANRDARINVKLVSEVGVGTIAAGVAKGKANVVLISGYDGGTGASPRTSIKHAGLPWELGLAETHQTLLLNNLRSRIVVETDGKLLTGRDVTIAALLGAEEFGFATAPLVVMGCVMMRVCNLDTCPVGIATQNPELRKKFSGKPEYVVNYFRFVAQELREIMAQLGFRTVNEMIGRTDALEPSTAISHWKIKGIDLSKILYSPKLSEGAVMYCTESQDHELEKTLDMSELLRICEPALSEKKKVRAILPIRNINRAVGTILGSEVTKKYGAEGLPEDTISLHFQGSAGQSFGAFVPKGITLTLEGDTNDYLGKGLSGGKIIVYPPKSSSFKPDENIITGNVAFYGATSGEAYIRGIAGERFCVRNSGVDAVVEGVGDHGCEYMTGGTVVILGKTGRNFAAGMSGGIAYVLDEEGDFSNKCNKEMVGLERISDNEEANKIKSMIQKHYDYTNSDVAKRVLDNWSKMIDKFVKVMPVDYKRMLQAIKQVSEQGITGDEALMAAFDANHKDLARVSGN; encoded by the coding sequence ATGAATAACTATGGATTGCCTCCTAAACAAGGTATGTATGACCCGCAATTCGAACATGACGCCTGTGGAATTGGTTTTGTTGTTAATATAAAGGGTAAAAAATCCCACGAAATTGTTAAACAAGCTTTAACAATTCTTATAAACCTAAATCACCGTGGCGCAAGCGGTTCGGAATCAAATACCGGTGACGGTGCGGGAATTTTAATTCAAATACCCCATAAGTTTTTCTCCAGAGAATTGCTAAAAAAAGATATTAAACTGCCTGAGCCCGGAAATTATGCAGTAGGAATGGTTTTCCTACCTAATGATGAAAATAGACGAAAAGGAATGGAAAATTACATCGAAAGCATAATTACTGAAGAAGGGCAAAAAGTTTTAGGCTGGAGGGATTTACAACTAAATGACAGTTCACTGGGAAGTACTGCTTTATCGGCAAAGCCTTTTATAAGGCAGCTTTTCATAGAAAAAAGCAACAGCTTTGATGGAGGCATAGCTTTTGAAAGAAAACTGTATGTTATAAGAAAGCGGATTGAAAAATATGCTCTAGACAATAATGAATATGTTTATTTCTCAAGCTTATCATCAAGAACTATTGTATACAAAGGCATGCTGACTTCCCATCAGGTTGAAGAATTTTATACTGAGCTTTCTGATACTGATGTGGAATCTGCTCTTGCCCTTGTACATTCAAGATATAGCACAAACACTTTTCCCAGCTGGGAAAGGGCACACCCAAACCGTTATATTATTCATAACGGGGAAATAAATACTTTAAGAGGTAATGTAAATTGGATGAATGCCAGACAGGCATTGTTGGAATCTCAGCATTTCGGAGAAGATATAGAAAAAATACTTCCAATAATAAATCCAAACGGAAGCGACTCTGCAATGTTTGATAACTGCCTTGAGTTTTTAGTGCTTTCGGGACGTTCTCTTCCTCATGCCATTATGATGATGATTCCTGAACCTTGGTCAAACCACGAAAGCATGAATGATGATAAAAAGGCATTTTATGAATTTCACAGTTGTTTAATGGAACCTTGGGACGGTCCTGCTGCAATAGCTTTTACCGATGGTTCAAAAGTGGGCGCCGTTTTAGATAGAAACGGTCTTAGACCTGCACGTTATTACGTTACTAAAGACGATCTTGTAATATTGGCATCAGAAGTTGGAGTCTTAGATATTCCTCCTGAAAATGTAATATGCAAGGAAAGACTTCATCCTGGAAAAATGTTGCTTATAGACACTAACGAGGGAAGAATCATAACCGATGATGAGATTAAGCACTCTATTGCTTCTCAACATCCTTATCGCGAGTGGCTGAATCAACATTTGTTAGACCTTGAGAACTTACCGCAAACATCTTGTGCTTACGAGACAGACCACGAAACATTGCTTTTAAGGCAAAAGGCTTTCGGTTATACTACGGAAGATATTAACACAACTATACTCCCAATGGCTAAGGAAGGCATAGATCCAGTTGGTGCAATGGGTACAGATATACCTTTGGCCGTATTGTCTGATAAGCCTCAGTTATTGTACAACTATTTTAAGCAGCTTTTTGCCCAGGTTACAAATCCACCCATTGATGCAATCAGAGAGGAAATTATTACAAGTACTGAAACAATGATGGGATCGGAAGGAAATCTAATCAACCCTGTCCCGGAAAGCTGCAGACAGATAAAAATAAAAAATCCTGTTATAGACAACTATCAGCTTGAAAAGTTGCGTCATATTGACAAAGAAGGGTTTAAGTCTGTTACCCTGCCAATACTGTATAATGTAAAAGAAGGCGGTAAATCTCTTGAAAAAGCTATGGAGAATTTGTTCGCCAATGCAGATTCCGCGATTGCAGAAGGTGCTAATATATTGATACTTTCCGATAGAGGTGTAAACGCAGACAATGCAGCAATACCTGCTCTATTAGCTGTATCAGGACTGCATCACCACCTTATACGCAAAGGTACAAGGACATTGGTAAGTATTGTATTAGAGTCGGGAGAACCCAGAGAAGTACATCATTTTTGCCTGCTTATAGGTTATGGTGCATCAGCAATTAATCCTTACCTCGCATTGGAGTCTATTGATAATATGATTAAACAGGGTTTACTCCCAAATATCAGTTATGAAAAGGCTGCTCAAAATTATTTGAAGGCATGCAAAAAAGGTATAGTTAAGGTTCTTTCAAAAATGGGTATTTCAACCATACAAAGTTACCAAGCTGCCCAAATATTTGAAGCAATAGGTCTTTCGGAAGATTTTGTAAACAAATATTTCACATCAACTGCAAGCAGAATTGGAGGACTAGGAATTGATGAAGTGGCAGAGGAAGTAAGATTAAGACATGTTGCAGCTTTTGATGAGCGAATAAAAGAATTGTCGTTAGATTCCGGCGGTGTTAATAAATGGCGCAGCGATGGAGAATACCATATGTATAATCCGGAAACTATCCATAAGCTGCAAAATGCCTGCAGAACCGGAAATTACGATGAATTTAAGGAATTCTCCAGACTAATAAACAATCAATCTCAAAGATTGTGCACAATAAGGGGACTTTTGAACTTCAAACCCCGCAAACCAATACCAATAGAAGAAGTTGAATCGGTTGAATCTATTTGCAGGAGATTTAAAACCGGTGCCATGTCCTATGGTTCAATAAGCCAGGAAGCCCACGAATGTTTGGCTATAGCTATGAACCGCTTAGGCGGCAAAAGCAATACCGGTGAAGGCGGTGAAGACCCTGCCAGATTTATACCTGATAAAAACGGTGATTCCAGATGTAGTGCCATTAAGCAAGTAGCTTCAGGAAGATTTGGAGTTACAAGCCATTATCTTGTTAATGCAAAGGAAATTCAAATAAAAATTGCCCAGGGTGCAAAACCCGGAGAAGGAGGACAATTACCGGGGCGTAAAGTGTATCCCTGGATTGCCAAGGTAAGAGGATCAACCCCCGGTGTAGGTTTGATATCCCCCCCTCCTCATCATGACATTTACTCTATTGAAGATTTGGCAGAACTTATATATGACCTTAAAAATGCAAACAGAGATGCCAGAATAAATGTAAAACTTGTATCTGAAGTAGGTGTTGGAACAATTGCCGCTGGAGTTGCTAAAGGAAAAGCTAATGTCGTATTGATAAGCGGTTATGACGGTGGTACCGGCGCATCTCCCCGTACAAGTATAAAACATGCCGGACTTCCATGGGAATTGGGACTGGCAGAAACACATCAAACTTTACTTTTAAACAACTTAAGAAGCCGTATCGTCGTAGAAACTGACGGTAAACTCCTTACGGGAAGAGATGTGACTATAGCAGCATTATTAGGTGCTGAAGAATTTGGTTTTGCAACCGCTCCATTAGTAGTCATGGGTTGCGTCATGATGAGAGTTTGTAATCTTGATACTTGTCCTGTGGGAATTGCAACCCAGAACCCTGAACTTAGAAAGAAGTTCTCAGGAAAACCTGAATATGTTGTAAATTATTTCAGGTTTGTAGCTCAGGAATTACGTGAAATAATGGCACAGCTAGGCTTTAGAACTGTAAATGAGATGATCGGAAGAACAGATGCTTTAGAACCTTCTACTGCAATAAGTCACTGGAAAATAAAGGGGATTGATCTGTCTAAAATTTTATACAGTCCTAAATTATCTGAAGGTGCAGTAATGTATTGTACTGAAAGCCAGGACCATGAACTTGAAAAAACTCTTGATATGTCAGAGCTTTTACGTATATGTGAACCTGCTTTATCTGAAAAGAAAAAAGTAAGAGCCATACTTCCGATTAGAAATATAAACCGCGCTGTAGGAACCATACTTGGCAGTGAAGTAACAAAAAAATATGGTGCAGAAGGTCTTCCTGAAGACACAATAAGCCTTCACTTCCAAGGATCTGCCGGTCAAAGTTTTGGTGCCTTTGTTCCTAAAGGAATAACATTGACTTTGGAAGGTGACACTAACGACTATTTGGGTAAAGGATTGTCAGGAGGTAAAATTATCGTTTATCCTCCAAAATCATCTTCCTTTAAACCTGATGAAAATATCATTACCGGAAACGTTGCATTTTATGGTGCCACAAGCGGTGAAGCGTATATCCGTGGAATTGCCGGTGAAAGATTTTGTGTAAGAAACAGTGGAGTTGATGCAGTTGTAGAAGGTGTGGGTGACCACGGATGTGAATACATGACAGGTGGAACAGTTGTTATATTAGGTAAAACCGGAAGAAATTTTGCAGCCGGAATGTCCGGTGGAATAGCTTATGTACTCGATGAAGAAGGAGATTTCAGTAATAAATGCAATAAAGAAATGGTAGGACTAGAAAGAATTTCTGATAATGAAGAGGCTAACAAAATAAAATCAATGATTCAAAAGCACTATGATTATACAAACAGTGATGTGGCAAAAAGAGTCCTGGATAACTGGAGTAAAATGATTGATAAATTTGTCAAAGTAATGCCTGTTGATTACAAGAGAATGCTTCAAGCTATAAAACAAGTTTCCGAACAAGGTATTACTGGCGATGAAGCATTAATGGCAGCTTTTGATGCAAATCACAAAGATCTTGCCCGTGTCAGCGGGAATTAG